Within the Salvia hispanica cultivar TCC Black 2014 chromosome 4, UniMelb_Shisp_WGS_1.0, whole genome shotgun sequence genome, the region AATCACTCATTTCCTCCTCGGTGGCTGCAACTGTTTTCTGAAATCGTGTCAGTTCATATTTGGTCTCCTCGAGCTGATCCTTCATCTCATCATTTGATTCAGAAAGAAGCTTATTTTGAGCTTCGGAGGCTGCTAAATCAGATCTTAAGCTTTCGAGATTTGCCAGCAAGCTATCTTTCTCTTGTCTCCGGTCAGCTTCACCTGCATGACTATGATTCAACATTGACTCGATATTGTGATACCTTTCCTGAAGATCCCTCAGACACACCTCCGATGATGCAAGTCTCTGCAGTTCCTCCAATACGGTCTCGTATTTGTTTGACATATAAGTAAGTTTAATGTCTGCAGCAAGTGTGTAATCATGCATATCCAACAACTGACTTTCGAGACTAGCTTGCCACGAACTATTTTTCTTTAGTTCTTCCACAAGATGAGCAAGTTTTGATTTCTCCAATTCAAGATGTGATGCTCGCTCCCTAATGTGCACGAGTTCAGCTATCTGCCGCTCGAGCTCTATCACTTTTCCCTGATCCTTGCTCGAACTAAGACCAAGATCTCGAACTTTTCGTTCAAGTTCAGCTTTCTGCTCATCGAACTCCCGTTGTTTTTCCTGATCCTTGCTAAAACCAAGAGTAAAATCTTGAACTTTTCGTTCCAGATCAGCTTTCTGGTGCTCGAGCTCTACCCCTTCTTCCCGAACCTTGCCCAAACAAAGAGTAAGATCTTGAACTTCTCGTTCCAGTTCAGCTTTCTGCTGCTCAAACGCTAGCAGTTTTTCCTGATCCTTGCTCGAACAAAGAATGAGATCCTGAACTTTTCGTTCCAGATCAGCTTTCTGGTGCTCGAACTCTACCCCTTCTTCGCGAACCTTGGCCAAACAAAGTGTAAGATCTTGAACTTCTCGTTCCAGTTCAGCTTTCTGCTGCTCGAACTCTAGCAGTTGAACCTTATCCTTACTCGAACAAAGAGTAAGATCTTCAACTTTTTGTTCCAGCTCAGCTTTCTGCTTGTCAATCTGTAGCTGTTTTTCCTGATCCCTGCTCAAACAAAGAGTACGGTCTTGAACTTCTCGTTGCAGTTCAGCTTTCTGCTGCTCAAACTCTAGCAGTTTTTCCCTTTCATTGCTCAAACAAAGAGTAAGATCTTGAACTTTTCGTTCCATTTCAGCTTTCTGCTGCTCAAACTCCATCCGTTCTTCCTTATCCTTGCTCGAACAAATCATAAGATCTCGAACTTTACGTTCCAGTTCAGCTTTCTGCTGCTCGAGCACTAGCCCATCTTCCTCGGCCTTGCTCAAAGAAAGAGTAAGATCTAGAACTTTTTGATCCAGTTCAACTTTCTGCTGCTCGAACTCTAGCAGTTTTTCCTGATCCTCACTCGATCCAAGACTGAGATCTTGCACTTTCTGTTCCAGTTCACCTTTCTGTTGCTCAAACTCCACCAGTTTTTCCTGCTCCTTGCTCAAACAAAGAGTAAGATATTGAACTTTCCGCTCAAGTTCATCTGTCGAGGCTTCTCCATCGTGCAACTTATCGCGCAAGCTTCTCAAATCTTCTTTCAGAGAATTAACCTCACATGAAAACTTCATAGATTCATCGGTTTTCTCCTTTAACCGCACAGCAAGTTCTTGCTTGTCATGCATCAGCTCAGCAATCTCTAGCTGACTCCTCCCGATTTCTTCCGCCAGAGAGTCCAAGTTCGAAATCTCTCGAGCGAGGTGACCGTTACTGCACGTCAGTTTTTGCATCTGATCCTCGAAAAGAGCAAGATCTGCTAAAAGCACTTCATTCTGCTCGGCATATCTCTCATCGATTTCACAACTTAAGTCGAGCTTGTTAGCCACCGATTCGATTCCAGCTCGAAGCCTGTCCACGAGGGCATTGGAGACATCTAGTTTCATCACCATATCTGGTATGCCACTTTTGAACTTCTGCTTCAACAACAGAATCTCGGATCTCACAGAGCTCAAGGACATGTCGGCAGAGGCTTTCTCGCTTTTTAGGTACTCATTCTCTTCCATCAACTGGATATTTTTCATTGACACGCTATGCTGGATTTCTTCGATCTGCAGCACGGCATCTTTTACATCCCCATTCTCCATGTCGAGACTTCGGGAACCAGCCAACATACCGAACTGCTTATTGTACGATATCGACAGATTGGCCAACTTATCTTGCACGAACCCAACACTCTCCTCAAGATACCTTTTTGAAGAAACCAATTCATCTACTTCGGCTTTAAGTCTCTCGTTTTCAAATGCTTCTTGCTTTAGTTGAAACGACAGCTCAGCATTCTCGGACAAACAAGCTGCAAGTTTGCTTTGGCAGTTTTTGAGTTCTGAAAACGTGCTTTCCAATTCGATCAGCTTCTCAGCGAGAAGATAATTTTCCTCCGAAATGCTCGCCAATTTATCTTCTAAAAGCTGGTTCCGCAGAGCCATTTCACTACACTGGGAAATGCTGCTCGATTTAAACTCGTTGAGCTCGTGTATCTCATCAGTAGCCTTCTGCAGCTGTAACATAAGATGATTTTGAGAAGCGGTCGAGCTTTTCAACTCCTCCACTAGCTCACTCGTTTTCTCACACAATGATTGTTCCAAAGCTTTCGAGTATATATCCAAGTTCAAGTTCATTGAATGCATTTCACCGAGTTCTTCCTCAACCTTCCGATAAAGATCTTCCTGCATCGAGACGGATCTCTTCAAGTCTTCTAAGAGAATATCTCCACCCGCAGATCTTTTCTTCGAACCTGGAAGTTGATTGTAAGCTAATTTTGTGGTATCGTCATCTTCAACTTGTAAATCCGGTTGGGAAGGTAAAGCCTGCTTTATAAGGCTTTCGTTAGCCTCAAACATCGATGTAACCTGTGAAGAAAGCAGCTCAAGATCCTTTTGCAGTTTATCCACTGCAATCGAGTAATTTAGGCGGGCTCTTCTAAGTGCAGCTTCTGAAGTTGTCGCCCTTCTCTCGAGCTCCTCATTAACGGCCTCTAAACCACGCCTCTCATCGACAAATCGTAGCATCTGCTGATTTGTTTCTTCACGAAGCGATTCCACTTCAGTTTTGCTGACAGAAAGCGCGTACAAGCACGTTGTATGCTCGTTTCTCAGGAGCTGCAGCTCTTCCAGCAGACGTTTCTGGTTAACCTCGAGCTCGTGAATAAGGGCTTCGTAGTACAGTTccatttgattcatttttcttgtgaGGCCTTCTTTCTCGACTTTCGCCTCATCCAACTCCCTTACGAGATCATAAATTTGAGCCTTCATTGCATCAATAGGTCCGAGAGGGTTAACTACATCGGACACCGGAGGGCTCGAACTGAAATGCTGAAGAACACTTTCAGGTGGACACAAATCCAAACCAAACCCGTTTCCGGACTCAAACTGCTGGCTCGTTTCTCTGATATTCGTCACTTCACCGTTACCAAGGTTGAAATCGAGCAGAAAATCAAGCAATGTCTCCAGCTCTTGGTGAATGAAATTAGTGTCTCCGTCGTATGTTTTCTTCTGAAgttctcttatctttccttgGACTATAGAAATCCCTTTCGAAAACTGAAGCCGCATATCCCGAACGACGTCATCGACCCGATCATCCCGAGCTTCCACTAGAGGAATTTGAGGGCTTAGTTTCAAATCTTTAAGCTGGGCGATATCATCCTTAAACTTCAGGCATTCCGATTTCATGGACAAGACTTCCTTTGCCAATTCTTCGGCTGAAGATATCTCAGTGGTGAGCTCGTGCGAAAGCTTCTGCGTTTCAGCTCCCAACTCATCTGCCACGCCTTGCAACGAACTGACTTCCAGCTTGAGGTTGAACAGAGACGATTCAGCCGATTCCAAGCTGCCTCTAAGTCGACTGTTCTCCAGACAAGCCATTGCAAGTTCATTATCTTCTTTTGCTGTATGTGGAGAAAGCTCATGTGGACCACCGGATGTCGTACATTTGGCTGCATCGAGCTCGCTTGTGAAAGACGTCTCCTGCTTCTCTGCATACAAACTGCCTGAAGTGTTTGAGGAGCCATCAATCGCCTCCTCTTCGAGTGAAGAGAGCTCGCTGGCATCCCCTTTAAATTTCAGCCTGGCACTAACCTGCAGAAGATTGAAAACCAAAAAAGTTATCTTCCGATTATTAGAAGAAACTCAGACtgatcataaattataaaacctTATCCATCTGATCATTGATGACTCCATCACCATGGTGATCAGCCCCCGATTCTAATCCTTTTTCTCTGAGTTCTCTCTGCTGCTCGAACTCCCTGGACGTGAAATGGTTATGATTTAAAGGATTGCAAGAGGAATGAAGGTTAGATTTCAACATAATAGTTCAGTACCTGAATCCGGTCTTTGACGTCAGAAGCTGGACGGTGATCTGGAAGATAAGAAGGAAGTTAAATAAGATAGttcgaaaaataaatttcagcATACTTGCAATGGCTACGGCATGCAGTATTTTCTTACATGTAAAACAGTTCCGAAGTTGCAGCCGTGAAGAGGAAATGCGCCAACGATAGGCTTGGATGCATCGACGTAATCAGCAAGGTTGATAGTAGCCTCACCAAGTACGCTAGCACGTGAGGATCCCTGTAGGTGTGAAATTGCATTATAACAGCTCATATTATTGCAGAAGTTGGAAGCCATCGTAAAGGTTGAAACTAAATATTGGAACAAAGATAGAAACTGCACCATGGCAACAACGAGCTTGTAGAGCTTCTCATCGTATTGTTTGCTTTTGGAATCTTGAAGAAGCCTAGTAGTTTCATAAATAGGATCGCCCCATTTACAACTTCCGTTTCTTACATTTGCTTTGGTCGTCTTAGCTGTTGGCTTTCCTGTATCAGCAGGGATGAACGTTATAAACAACTTTTCCCATCCGGTCTGTGGAATCTGCAACATTATGGACAAAGCATCCGTTAAAGCAAAACGGCTTCGTGCAGGTACATGATTTTTAGACTAAAATAAACCTAGTCGTAGTCGACATGTTAAAAACATTGCCCCAATAACAAGAAAAGTGGAGTAGGTTCGTTACGGGACACTGAGTGTAGCTAAAAGTCGAAAACCACAATTTCGACAAGAAGGCGGCGCTTGGAGCAAAGAAATGATTCAAAGCTAGTAGTGGACTTGAAAAACATAACAGAATCACTTAGCACATATGGCATATCTATTTTTTGGTGTAACTAGGAAATAACAAAGAGTCAAAGACAGAAAAAATATACGAATTTCTgcctttttcatatttcttgcTTGATAGGTGCAGAGACAATATTGGTGTACATCATAAACcataaatcaaattcaaaagtaTATGCAAGCAAATTCGAGTTCATCATGGCTGCTAGGATTTTACAGCTGATTTACTGACTGAAACCTCTAAACTGAATTAGAAATAACCTCGGATATCGTCCCATGTTTTCCTACattttcacaattaaaatgttataaaAGACATGTGTGAGATAACACAGCTAAACGTGTACGATTTCATGGAAGAAAACCTAGAGTAAATCCAGCAACACTTAACTGAAAATGCATAATCTACGAGGCGGCACCAAAGCATTATATGCTAATTCTGCTATAAGGAATGCAAAATGAGACAATCACATTTATTGCCTATTTCCTTGGTTCTGCTCAAAACTACGGGGCAAGACACTTAATATATTATGCAACAAAATGAAGatcgatattttattaattgatagtCCACTGCAGCAACTAGCAGAAGGGAAATAGCTCGAGTCGTAACTCATCATATGACCCTTAGCCAGCATGACGGATTGATCATTAATCAGTCCTAGACATATTAGCCTTAATATCTAAGAAAAACTATTAATCAGAAACCAAATGATAGGCTCTCAGAAAAACTATCATTCGTGTATACAAAGAATGAGTAgatcaaaaatagtaaaagctTAGAAGAGAGATCATACATGTGTGGCATGAAATTGGAGGCGAAAGACAACTTTTACTTTCGTCTTCTCAAGCTTCCACTTTGATATTCTTGACATTATTCCACACGTGGACTAAACATCACCTGCTGACACTGACACGCGCACTTCACTTCAACACAACGTATACTGAAAAATAGACATTCTGTAGAACGCAAACAACGGAAGTTGGGAAACTAACTGCTAAAGTTCTAAGCAGATCAACGGGCTAAACAAAGAAACCAAACACCATTTAGAATGCGAAAAGTCGAGAAACAAACAACAACTTCATCATTCTAACACAACAACCAACCTAAATCAtgagaaattcaaatttggatTGAAAATATATCTAGCTCATTGGCATCAATCAGGCAATATATCCAATTATTCATCAGCATTGAATGCAAGCTGCAGTTAACTTCCAggaatcaaaaataaataaagcgaAGATATTTCACATAGCAAATCCAAATCATATTAAAATAGCAACATTGAAGCATAGATTCAGCTAAAAAGTAGGAAACGCCTTTTGTGGAACATAATGGTCTTCTTAATTACCCCATAATCCATTTCATTAACATAAAAGAAGGAAACTTTAAACAAAGCcccctaaaaattaaaacttggAACCCCACAAAAACTCCAAAATATTCTCGCCCACAACCAAGATTCAGCAACAAATCCATCAAGAAACTCACTTCGAATATAAAGGCAGAATCTTGAAAATGGGATTCTCAGAAACTGAAAAATTGCTTAATAAATTCAGCATAATAAACTTTAATTGCTCCCAAAAAGTACAACAGCATGAGAAAAACAGTAGCAATAATTCCAATTTCCCCATTTATTtctacaaataataaaaagaattctACATACATTTACGGATTATAACCACAAAATTTCACCTACATCTCTACAATACGAATAATGCTAGTAACATTTCACACTTAATCGAGCTAGCAAATCATTTTCTCCACCATTTATAATcacgaaaaatgaaaaaaactcTATACCCCTTCTTTGATGTGGGCTGCCTACCTAATCATGGATCTGAGGTGGGCAGCTTCAAATGCAAGTAAAACTGAAACAGGGAAccttaaaatacaaaattttggaaagaaaaaatggaatCTTTGTGGAGAAGTGATGTTTTCGAACAGCACTAATCAGTGAGTGGCGGTGGgctaaaaattgaatcttgaaaTGTTATGAATTCGAAATGCTGGGAATTCTTGAGAGTATAAATTGCATCTGTGTATTTACCAAATctatgtttatttgttttttttaaatcccaGATTAATTTGGTTGGAAAAAAGCAGGGATTATGAAAAGgagggaaaaagtaattagttttgtgtttttattacatttttgtttgtttgcaTCTTTCCAATTATTTCAAAACCTTGTTGGGAATTAATGTGTTACGAAATTACCCCTTTCAAGGCTGATAGTGTGAAGTCATTAACGAGGATATTTTGGTAATTTCGGAAGGTCCCATTGTTGACTTCGTCTTCTAGATCTACCGATACTaactatttttcctttttcatgtttcattttattacagCGAAGATATtgttgtaaaaataaaaaatcgaaatacattaattatttagagAATGATGACGAttattaatcatttaaaaattgatggaTGTCcgcattatttttaattatatactaacattttgtttgataaaaacGAATTGTAGGAGTAATGTATTGGTGGATTGCATCACGTAGCATTAAAACTTTGGAAATAACGAAATTTGTGAAATggtcatttttaattcatagtAATAAAAACTTATTGATTGCATCGCCATAAATAGTGTTCAAAAGATGGTTGGActgtcaattttaatttttaaggaAAATATGTTAAGCTGAGTTGAATGGATATACTATTCTTTTGGATCCAATTGAATTAGAATGATACGAGGAAGATTAACAAAGATGACCCATATAAATCAAtcgaataaatataaaaacaaattttaaaaagatatCAAATATACTCCAAATGTTTCCAAAAGTTATCATAGATCTCACTATAtggaaaaattaaactatatacaGTATTTAGTAAATCGTAAGTGGTACTTAGaatgttaaaatataaaatagtgtGTAAGATTTTATTGTATCTATTTGAGTGACGTTTTGGTAATGAGATACTAATATGTGTGAAATTTAGTTTTGTATTTTAACGAATTAAAACTAAACAACAATAATggataaatttaaagttttttccTCTTTCAAGATAGCTTTAACATCTATTCCAATTAGAATAGAGGTATGAAAACTGAAAAGGCACATAGAGAAGTTATAAATGTagcataaaatttgattagtaTAACGAAATGCATAGTCAATTCCCCTATCTTGATAACTTATGAAATCTGTATAGAGATGATCGAATGTGTTTTAGTTTAGGTTTGATCTTTAAAATACACACAATTtgggttgttttttttttatttgtacattaaagaaaaaaacttagTATTTATTGTGTATTTTCTTACAAACTCTATCCAATCAACATTCAACAATATGGGTTTTTTCATATAGCAATTGCCTCTAAACTAATTAAActaatgattattttaaaaactctttGAATCATTATTGACTGAGtgttaatagtaataattacaTTCAATATCTTGATTGATTATAATTGCTACCATAGAAgttatttatggtaaattaATTACATAGTATATGTAACGGGGTGCAGATTGTCCCTTTAGCACGTGCATATGGCAGGAATTTACtatcaaaaaattgaaaattgtaatGCAATGGGACACCCTATTATCATCTTATTCTTGGTCCACTATACCAGAGCCATCAATTGCTTTGTCCACTTATTTTTGGCACTCAAACAAATTTTTGGgtccaaaaaaattatgataatagaCACTATTTATAGACATATAAGGATACTATGAATATCCTAgtcatatcaaatttaatagaaatccttaagagaaaatgaattgTTGGGTGTCACGATTAAATATGGAATATGGCTATGGactcttt harbors:
- the LOC125220185 gene encoding myosin-10-like; protein product: MSRISKWKLEKTKVKVVFRLQFHATHIPQTGWEKLFITFIPADTGKPTAKTTKANVRNGSCKWGDPIYETTRLLQDSKSKQYDEKLYKLVVAMGSSRASVLGEATINLADYVDASKPIVGAFPLHGCNFGTVLHITVQLLTSKTGFREFEQQRELREKGLESGADHHGDGVINDQMDKVSARLKFKGDASELSSLEEEAIDGSSNTSGSLYAEKQETSFTSELDAAKCTTSGGPHELSPHTAKEDNELAMACLENSRLRGSLESAESSLFNLKLEVSSLQGVADELGAETQKLSHELTTEISSAEELAKEVLSMKSECLKFKDDIAQLKDLKLSPQIPLVEARDDRVDDVVRDMRLQFSKGISIVQGKIRELQKKTYDGDTNFIHQELETLLDFLLDFNLGNGEVTNIRETSQQFESGNGFGLDLCPPESVLQHFSSSPPVSDVVNPLGPIDAMKAQIYDLVRELDEAKVEKEGLTRKMNQMELYYEALIHELEVNQKRLLEELQLLRNEHTTCLYALSVSKTEVESLREETNQQMLRFVDERRGLEAVNEELERRATTSEAALRRARLNYSIAVDKLQKDLELLSSQVTSMFEANESLIKQALPSQPDLQVEDDDTTKLAYNQLPGSKKRSAGGDILLEDLKRSVSMQEDLYRKVEEELGEMHSMNLNLDIYSKALEQSLCEKTSELVEELKSSTASQNHLMLQLQKATDEIHELNEFKSSSISQCSEMALRNQLLEDKLASISEENYLLAEKLIELESTFSELKNCQSKLAACLSENAELSFQLKQEAFENERLKAEVDELVSSKRYLEESVGFVQDKLANLSISYNKQFGMLAGSRSLDMENGDVKDAVLQIEEIQHSVSMKNIQLMEENEYLKSEKASADMSLSSVRSEILLLKQKFKSGIPDMVMKLDVSNALVDRLRAGIESVANKLDLSCEIDERYAEQNEVLLADLALFEDQMQKLTCSNGHLAREISNLDSLAEEIGRSQLEIAELMHDKQELAVRLKEKTDESMKFSCEVNSLKEDLRSLRDKLHDGEASTDELERKVQYLTLCLSKEQEKLVEFEQQKGELEQKVQDLSLGSSEDQEKLLEFEQQKVELDQKVLDLTLSLSKAEEDGLVLEQQKAELERKVRDLMICSSKDKEERMEFEQQKAEMERKVQDLTLCLSNEREKLLEFEQQKAELQREVQDRTLCLSRDQEKQLQIDKQKAELEQKVEDLTLCSSKDKVQLLEFEQQKAELEREVQDLTLCLAKVREEGVEFEHQKADLERKVQDLILCSSKDQEKLLAFEQQKAELEREVQDLTLCLGKVREEGVELEHQKADLERKVQDFTLGFSKDQEKQREFDEQKAELERKVRDLGLSSSKDQGKVIELERQIAELVHIRERASHLELEKSKLAHLVEELKKNSSWQASLESQLLDMHDYTLAADIKLTYMSNKYETVLEELQRLASSEVCLRDLQERYHNIESMLNHSHAGEADRRQEKDSLLANLESLRSDLAASEAQNKLLSESNDEMKDQLEETKYELTRFQKTVAATEEEMSDLILLKDELEVMLIVLKGKVDEQTARISLLEGLKEELVTLRSQFNELSHKLAEQVLKTEEFKNLSTHLKELKDKAEAECAAAREKRENEVPAASTMQDSLRVAFIKEQYETKNQELKQQLSMSKKHGEEILMRLQDAIDEIETRKKSEAVSLKKNEELSTRLSALEAELLSVISEKREKSNAYDRTKAELECALLSLECCKEEKEKLGASLLEFEAQKSHLADELALMKVQLEDTKSLTNLEKIEYGSELEVELARNGSTGDASPVCSKQDDRESSAPTEPVLTPDSGSPDSSGRAQLQTFQDAAPYMLSNGKTSDGNGDHLGAQRLRSSFEHLHEELEKMKNENAVFNNGDDQDTQREIMQLHKANEELRSMFPLFDEISSGGNTLDRVLALEIELAEALKSKNKPNIQFQSSFLKQHSDEEAVFKSFRDINQLIKEMLELKGRHVAVEAELREMHDRYSQLSLQFAEVEGERQKLRMTLKNIRASKRLGPLERASSMDHPPPS